The Brevibacterium atlanticum genome segment CATGACGTCGAGGATCATCGCCTCGGTCAGGCCGTAGGATTCTGTCTGCGGCTCCAGGGTCTGCAACCGGGCGAGAAGCAGACGCAGCAGCGGATGGATTCTCACAGCCGTCGGCACATCGGAGATCGGGGGATCGTCGACATCGAACTGGGCCGCATTGACGACCACTCCGGCGGGCGTCCACCCGGAGTGCGGAACGCCGGCCGGAATCCACATTCCCAGCGGTGGCGTGATCGTCCACGTCCTGGCGCCGATCGACACCGTTCCCACACCGTGCTCCCGCCACAGCAGTTCATGGGTCGGATGGGAGTGTTCGGCCCAATAGGTCTCACGGTCCATCGTCTCCGCGGAGCCGAGGATCTGCATCGGCAGACGTATCTGCCCTGCGGAGTAGCGGGGCAGTCGGCGCTCGGTCACGTGTGCTGAAGCCGAGTCCCGGGAGTGGAACGGTTTGATCGTGGTCACGGCCTCAGAATACGCGGCCTCAGGGTGCAGAGGCGTTCGGGTGCCGGGTGTGGAAGTCCGTGGACTGCTGGAACGAGTGCCCGGCGGCAAGCAGCAGTTCTTCGCGGAAGTCGCCGGAGACGAATTGGGCGGCCAGCGGAGTGCCCCGGTCGGTGAACCCTGCCGGCATGGTGATCGAAGGCATCCCGCAGCTGTCGATTGGTGCAGTGGGAACCGTCACGGCGGCGAACAGCTCGGGATCGGAGCCGAGGCTCTCCATCTGCGTTTTCGTCGGCGACCCCACGCCGATTCCGGGCAGGAGAAGCAGGTCGATATCGGCCATGAGGGACCGCATCCGTCCGGTGAACGCCCGTCGGGACTCGAGCAGGTCGTGGTAGTCCATGGCGGTGTGGCCGCGTCCGATGTCGATGAGGCCGGAGAGATCCGGGCCGTATTCGTCCTTGCGGGCGGGGTAGGTCTCCGCATGGACTGCGGCGGTCTCGATCCCGCACAGGGCGGTCCAGTCTTGGGCCGCCTCGGCGAAATCGGGGGTGCGGACATCGAGGACGCGCCAGCCGAGTCCGAGGATCGTCTCGATCGTCGTGTCCAGCATCGCATTGGTCGCATCGTCGAAGTGTGCGGCGGCCAACTCACGGTCGAATCCGACGACAGGTGCCTGATCAAGGTGGAGGCGCTGGGAATAGCGAGGGACCGGCTCGAGCGCCGAGGTGGGATCGAGCGGGTCGCGTCCGGCGATGGCTTCGAGGACGATCGCAGCATCCCGAGCACTGCGGGTCATCGGGCCGATGTGGTCGAGGCTCGGTGCCAACGGGAAGACACCGTGCCGGGAGACTCTGCCCCAGGTGGGCTTGAGACCAGTGACTCCGTTGGCTGAGGAGGGGAGGCGGATGGAGCCGCCGGTGTCCGATCCCAGAGAGCCGAAGCACAGGCCCGCCGCGGTGGCCACTCCGGACCCCGACGAGGACACCCCCGGCCAGGTGTCGGCATCCCAGGGGTTGACCGGAGTCGGCAGGTCGGGGTGATGTCCGGTGAAGGCACCTTCTGTCAGGCGCAGCTTACCGAGGATGACGGCTCCGGCACGACGCAGCCGCGCCACGACGGTGGCATCGGAATCGGGGCGATGGTCGGCATGGATCGTGGTTCCGGCTCCGGTAGGGGCATCGTGGGTGTCCGCGAGGTCTTTGACCGCGACGGGCACTCCGTGCAGATCACCGAGCCAGTCGCCGCGGGCGAGGAGTTCATCGGCTCGGTCGGCTTCGGCCAGTGCCGATTCGCTCATGATGGTGACGTAGGCGTTGAGTTTCGGATCCGAGGTCTCGATGCGGGCGAGCATCGACTCAGTGACCTCTCGAGAGCTCAGCTGCCTGGCGCGGATGAGATCGGAGATCTCGTGGAGTTGACGGTAATGCAGGTCGGTTTGTGCCGCTGTAGTGCTCATCGTGCCTCCTGGCCTCTGGTGAGTGGGACGGGTCCGATCACTCGGAGCGCCGCCGTTTGTATCCTAACCGGGGGGGGGCGCCCGGGCAGTCACTCCTTTTTAGGCCGTCTCACCAGCGAAGATCTCGTGGTTCACCCGCCGGCGAGCTCGCGCAGTGCTCTGATGTGGGAGTCCAGCCGTCCCCGTCCGTCAGTGCTGATCGAGACCCAGGTGCGCGGCCGCTTGCCCACGTACCCCTTCTTCACCTCGACCAGTCCGGTCTTCTCCAGGGCGGTGATGTGGCGGGAGAGGACGGAGTCGGAGACGCCGAGGCTGTCGCGCAGCAGCTTGAACTCCGCCCGCTCCCGGTTCTTCAGGCTCGAGACGATGCCCAGCCGGGTGGGGTTGTTGAGGTCCGGTTCGAGCTGTGCGATCGAATCGCCGAGGTTGGGGATCGCTTCGTCCTCTGCCGCGTGTGCGTCGGTTGCGTGGTCGTCGGCGCGCGCGTCGTCGGGGCCTGAAGTGGAGTTCTGTTTCGTCGTCATTGTGGTTGCTCCTTCAGTGAGCTGGTCCGTGTCGGCCGCTGGTTGACTGCAGTGGCGCTGGCTGACTGCAATGCCGAGATTGTTTGGTCGATCCGCCTCGAAATCGTGCTCCGAAACACGGTGGATCGACCAAACAATCGGTGTATTCCGCTCAGCGGCGCAGGGCCAGTAGGGAAAAGACCGGGGCCGCGACCCACAGGAGTCCTGCGGCGAAGAACGGGACCGGTGTCGAGGCGGCGAAGGAGTCGGTCATGACACCGCCGATGAAGCCGATGACGATGACAGCCAGCCAGGTGATGAGTACGGCAGTTGAGCGGCGGCTCCAGCTCAGGGCCTTGATGAGGTAGACGACGAGAGCCGGTATGAGCCAGGCCAGCCCGGCCCCGAGGATGATGAGCTGAGTGGTGTTGTCCGTGATGAGACCGACAGCGACGAGACCGACCGACAGTCCGGCCGAGAGGACGAAGAACAGCGTCACCAACGGCCAGGCATCGTTCGTGCGGGCCTGTGTCTGACTGGCCTCGGCCTGGGCGAGGAGTTCGTCGGCCTGCTCCGGGGTGGGGGTGGTGTTCATGGCGGATCCCTTTGCTCGGGCATCGGCGGGATGTCCGATGCGATCTGCGGAAGTAGTTCTACAGTAGCAACTACTTTCCATCATGGAAAGTAGTTTCAAGAAGAAGTTTCCGCCGGCGGTGGGCGGTACCCAAGAGTGCTGAGGTGAGAAGTGTGTCAGAGCGCCGAGGCGGCGACCGTGGCGGCGAGCTCCGTGGCCTTCTCGAGGTGGTCCGCGGCGACCTCGCCGGTGAAGATCAGCGGGTCGAAGGCGAGCGCCCACCCCAGACCGGTCGTGATCTGCTTCATCGCGGTCTCGGCCCCGGTGGTGTCGTAGCCGCCGTGGATCCAGTAGGAGAACGGCCGGCCCGCGGTGGGATCGCGCACCGCATCATAGGTGGTGTCGAAGAAATGCTTGAGGGCGCCGGAGATATAGCCGAAGTTCGCCGTCGTGCCGAGCACATACGCATCGGCGGCCAGGACATCCTCGACGCCGGCCTCCAACGCCGGTCGAACGGCGACCTCGATGTCGCCGAGCTCGGGAAGGCGCAGCCCGGTCAGGGCCGCCTCGGCGATCTGCGAGGTGGGATCGGACGGTGAGTGATGAACGAGCAGCACGCTGACCATGGCTCCACCCTAGCCCCGGGAATGACTCGGGTCAGCCCCCGCGCATAAGGTGGTGCCATGGCCGTCATCTTCGATCCGATGCGCGGACGCACCCGTCCGGCAGCCAGTCACCCCGACGATGAGATCGTCGACGTCCTCACCCGCGACTATGCGAGCGCGGACTGGGCGGTGCTCACCGGCGCGGGGATGAGCACGGATTCCGGCGTCCCGGACTATCGCGGACCCGACGCGACCCCGCGCAACCCGATGACCATCCAGACCTTCCTCTCCCACCCGGATCAGCGGGCACGGTACTGGGCGCGCTCCTGGGTCGGCTGGCCCCGGATGCGCGGCGCCCGACCGAATGCCGGGCACCTTGCGCTGTCCGGGCTGCCCGTGGCCGGGATCGTCACGCAGAACGTCGACGGACTCCATCAGGCCGCCGCCGAGGCGGTCGCCGCCGACCGTGCCGACCGTGGCGAGGATCTCGTGCCCAGTCCCGTCATCGACCTCCACGGCAGCCTCGACCGGGTCGTCTGCCTGCAGAACGGGCACCTGTTCGACCGTGACTGGGTGCAGCGGAGGCTGAGCGAACTCAACCCGGACTTCGCCCACGAGGTCGGCATCGACCCCATCGACGTCGAGACCGCTCCCGACGGCGACGTCGAACTCGACGACACTGCGGGATTCGTCGTCCTCGACTGCCCCGAATGCGGGGGACTGCTCAAACCCGACGTCGTCTACTTCGGCGACTCGGTGCCGCCGGCCAGGCTGCAGAAGGCGAACCGGATCTGCGATGACGCTGCAGGGCTCGTCGTGCTCGGATCCTCTCTCGCGGTGCTTTCGGGCCTGCGTTTCGTCCGTGCTGCCGCGAAGGACGGCAAACCCGTCGTCATCGTCACCGACGGTCCCACCCGCGGCGACGACCTCGCCGACTACCGCTCGATCTCCCGGGTCGCCGAGTTCGTCACCCTGTGGGCAGCGAGATGAGCCTGCAGGGAGGGGTGACCGGCGAGCCTCCAGGTCAGACGGTTCGCCCACGTCCAGGAGAGTCCAAGCCGAGGATGTAAGACTGAGAACCATGAGTGACAATCTGGCACGCGCCGAACGACTGCGACTCGTCGACACCGCCCGCCGAGCGGGGGAGGACGCCCCCACCCTGTGCGAGGGGTGGACGACCAGAGACCTGGCCACCCACCTCATCATCCGCGAACGGCACCCTTCGGCGGCTCGGGGCATCTTCGTCTCGAAGTTCGACGACCGCAGGCAGGCGAAGGAGAACGACTATGCGTCGATGCCCTATGCGCAGCTGCTCGGCCTCGTCGCCTCCCCGCCGAAGTGGACGCCGGGGGCCCTGCCCGGAGTCGAGTCCGTGATGAACACGACCGAATTCCTCGTCCACCACGAGGACATCCGCCGCGCAGCCATCGAGTGGATCCCGCGCCGATTCTCCCAGGCGGAGACCGCCACAGTCTGGGCTCAGACGAAGGTCGCGCTCCTTCCATTTGCGGCGAAGGCCGAGGGGCCCGTGACGATCGAGGCACCGGGATTCGGCATCCGCAGGGCGGGTAAGAAGCGCTCAGGCAACGGCGTCACGATCACCGGTGCGCCGCTCGAGCTCCTCCTCTACCTCATGGGCAGGCAGGACCACGCTCTCGTCGACGTGCGCTGAAGGTCGGGATTTCCTCCACCGGCTCGGGGGATTGGTCCCTGTCGCGAGGCTGCTGCGGATTCCTAGGCTGGTCTCATCAGCCATCGCAGAGGAGACCCCGCATCATGAACGCAGCACCCGTCCCGACCCCCGGACAGTTCGACCAGCCCCAGAACACCGGACCGGTCTTACCGCCCCATTCTCCGCTGGGCTACCCGGACGGCCCGCAGAGCTACCAGGCCGCCGGCAGCTATCAGCGCACCGAGGAGGACCCGGGCAAGGTGCTCGGCATCATCTCACTGGTCGCCACGCTCTCGACCTTCCTCGGCTTCAACTTCATCGGACCCGTCATCGGCATCATCACCGGTCACATGGCGCGCAGGCGCTCGCGCGAGGACGGTCGCGCCGACAATGAGATGGGCAAGTGGGGACTCATCCTCGGATACGTCTTCCTCGGTCTGCTCGCCCTCGGATGGGCACTCGGCATCTCGTTCGGCATCGTCAGCGGGCTCGCCGGACTCATGGCCGGCTGACCGGTTCGGCCACCCTGTGGTATGCACCTGCATTCCTCGTCCAGCGGCGCCTCGCATCCTCAATTCTGAGGGCGGGGCGCCGCTTCGCGGTGTTCGATCCGGCCCTCGAGGGCGGTCATCGTGTCCGCGACGCTGAAGCCGAGATCCCGATTGAGTGCGAGCATCGGTCCGTTGTTCGTCGCCGTGTACGTCTGCACCCATTTCGCCGAGGTGGTCGCCGGCACCGCCGGCAGCTGACGCAGATTCGCGACCTTGAGCGCCCGACCGATTCCCCGCCCCCGATAGGCACGGTCGACGAGCGTGTCCTCCTGAATGACGATCTCCGGGTCGTGTGCTGACACCATGATCTCCGTATACCCGACGGCGAGATCACCCACATGGGCCATCGAGCCGACCAAGACCCAACCCTGATCGTCCATCCGCTCCTCATGGCTGCGGATCGCAGCGGTGCTGGCGTGGCTGACCGAGCGAGTGAGGTCCCCGACGGGCACGTCCTCGTCCATCTGCTCGCGCAGTCTGGTCCAGGACTCGAGGACCTCCTCGGGGCACGCGCCGATCCACGAGGTGACCGAGAAGTCCGGATCCGCTTTGAGCACGGGCACGGTCGTCGACGCCCCGGAATCCTTGTACCTATCGGCATCGGCGCGCAGATAGGTGGGCAGATCGAGCAGCAGCCGGTGCTCCTCATTGCCCACGCTCATGCCCCGGGTCTGGGCGAACGCGACTCCGGCCGGGCAGTAGGTCTCGGTCTGGACGATCGTCGACGGCCGGTCGGCGTCGGTGAGTATCTGCTCGACCGCCTCGGCGAGGGCAGTGCCGATACCTCGGCGACGGCAGGGCGGGATGACACCGAGCTCGGTATACGCCGGAGATTCGGCGGTGAGGTTGATCTCGGCGCCTCCGACGGCCTCTTCGTCGAGGTGGGCGACCAGGGCGATGTCCGTCTTGTCCGTGCGCGGATGGGCGAACTGGGTCAGCGTCGTTTCGGGGCTGCGCCACCAGGCCGCGGTGCGATCATTCGTGTAGGCGGTGCGCATGAGGTCGTTCCATGCGACCAACGCGTCCTCATCCGTGTGATCGATGCGGGTGATCCGAATCTCAGACATGAGATGAGTCGACCACGGTCCGAGGGTGTTTTCAAGCACAGCAGGGCCACCGGTGCCGGATCACCGGGGTTCGTCGGAGCCGTCGCTCAAGTCAGGATGGTCGGAGCCGTCGCTCAAGTCAGGATGGGACGGATCGGCGGGGTCCGCCTCGGCGTGGGGGTCGTGCTTGGGCAGGCGGGAGCCGATGTGCGCGCCGGGTTTGGTCATCACCCGGTGGACGAGCCACGCGCCGAGGCTGAAGACGATGATGATGGCGAAGGTGAGGAAGATGACCGCACCGAGACCGGGCTCCATCACTTGGCCATTCGCCGACGGTCGAAGTAGTTCGCGAAGCGGGCCTTGAACGAACTCATGCCGATCGAACCGCCGACCCGCACGAGGGGTCTGCGGCCGGTGGGGACGGCGTTGACCACGGATCTCACGCTGCCCCAGGACTTCGAGAGGTGCTCGACGTCGACGGCCCAGTCGTCGGGGACGACGACGGTGACCGAGCCCATGCCCGCGACGATCTCGACCTCGATGACCTGCAGGTCAGTGTCGACCTCGAGGAAATTCAGTTCGATGTTCGACAT includes the following:
- a CDS encoding TIGR03085 family metal-binding protein, translated to MSDNLARAERLRLVDTARRAGEDAPTLCEGWTTRDLATHLIIRERHPSAARGIFVSKFDDRRQAKENDYASMPYAQLLGLVASPPKWTPGALPGVESVMNTTEFLVHHEDIRRAAIEWIPRRFSQAETATVWAQTKVALLPFAAKAEGPVTIEAPGFGIRRAGKKRSGNGVTITGAPLELLLYLMGRQDHALVDVR
- a CDS encoding Sir2 family NAD-dependent protein deacetylase, yielding MAVIFDPMRGRTRPAASHPDDEIVDVLTRDYASADWAVLTGAGMSTDSGVPDYRGPDATPRNPMTIQTFLSHPDQRARYWARSWVGWPRMRGARPNAGHLALSGLPVAGIVTQNVDGLHQAAAEAVAADRADRGEDLVPSPVIDLHGSLDRVVCLQNGHLFDRDWVQRRLSELNPDFAHEVGIDPIDVETAPDGDVELDDTAGFVVLDCPECGGLLKPDVVYFGDSVPPARLQKANRICDDAAGLVVLGSSLAVLSGLRFVRAAAKDGKPVVIVTDGPTRGDDLADYRSISRVAEFVTLWAAR
- a CDS encoding flavodoxin family protein, with translation MVSVLLVHHSPSDPTSQIAEAALTGLRLPELGDIEVAVRPALEAGVEDVLAADAYVLGTTANFGYISGALKHFFDTTYDAVRDPTAGRPFSYWIHGGYDTTGAETAMKQITTGLGWALAFDPLIFTGEVAADHLEKATELAATVAASAL
- a CDS encoding DUF4190 domain-containing protein, which gives rise to MNAAPVPTPGQFDQPQNTGPVLPPHSPLGYPDGPQSYQAAGSYQRTEEDPGKVLGIISLVATLSTFLGFNFIGPVIGIITGHMARRRSREDGRADNEMGKWGLILGYVFLGLLALGWALGISFGIVSGLAGLMAG
- a CDS encoding GNAT family N-acetyltransferase; the protein is MSEIRITRIDHTDEDALVAWNDLMRTAYTNDRTAAWWRSPETTLTQFAHPRTDKTDIALVAHLDEEAVGGAEINLTAESPAYTELGVIPPCRRRGIGTALAEAVEQILTDADRPSTIVQTETYCPAGVAFAQTRGMSVGNEEHRLLLDLPTYLRADADRYKDSGASTTVPVLKADPDFSVTSWIGACPEEVLESWTRLREQMDEDVPVGDLTRSVSHASTAAIRSHEERMDDQGWVLVGSMAHVGDLAVGYTEIMVSAHDPEIVIQEDTLVDRAYRGRGIGRALKVANLRQLPAVPATTSAKWVQTYTATNNGPMLALNRDLGFSVADTMTALEGRIEHREAAPRPQN
- a CDS encoding helix-turn-helix domain-containing protein; translated protein: MTTIKPFHSRDSASAHVTERRLPRYSAGQIRLPMQILGSAETMDRETYWAEHSHPTHELLWREHGVGTVSIGARTWTITPPLGMWIPAGVPHSGWTPAGVVVNAAQFDVDDPPISDVPTAVRIHPLLRLLLARLQTLEPQTESYGLTEAMILDVMTPAEHEVLLHRPTAELLAPIVDAVLTDPSDPTTLEEWATRLGTSARTITRAFTAETGLSFNRWVTTARIQHAITLIGLGHEIPDAAVDVGYASASAFTTAFKRIIGTTPAQFRAEPPLHVSG
- a CDS encoding winged helix-turn-helix domain-containing protein, which produces MTTKQNSTSGPDDARADDHATDAHAAEDEAIPNLGDSIAQLEPDLNNPTRLGIVSSLKNRERAEFKLLRDSLGVSDSVLSRHITALEKTGLVEVKKGYVGKRPRTWVSISTDGRGRLDSHIRALRELAGG
- a CDS encoding amidase, translated to MSTTAAQTDLHYRQLHEISDLIRARQLSSREVTESMLARIETSDPKLNAYVTIMSESALAEADRADELLARGDWLGDLHGVPVAVKDLADTHDAPTGAGTTIHADHRPDSDATVVARLRRAGAVILGKLRLTEGAFTGHHPDLPTPVNPWDADTWPGVSSSGSGVATAAGLCFGSLGSDTGGSIRLPSSANGVTGLKPTWGRVSRHGVFPLAPSLDHIGPMTRSARDAAIVLEAIAGRDPLDPTSALEPVPRYSQRLHLDQAPVVGFDRELAAAHFDDATNAMLDTTIETILGLGWRVLDVRTPDFAEAAQDWTALCGIETAAVHAETYPARKDEYGPDLSGLIDIGRGHTAMDYHDLLESRRAFTGRMRSLMADIDLLLLPGIGVGSPTKTQMESLGSDPELFAAVTVPTAPIDSCGMPSITMPAGFTDRGTPLAAQFVSGDFREELLLAAGHSFQQSTDFHTRHPNASAP